A region from the Medicago truncatula cultivar Jemalong A17 chromosome 6, MtrunA17r5.0-ANR, whole genome shotgun sequence genome encodes:
- the LOC120576090 gene encoding ATP-dependent DNA helicase PIF1-like translates to MFLAWFEANRQYVGGRDLTYAEFPTRFTYEKKDKQWQPRKLGYQIGRLHYTPPDIWELYYMRILLTVELYYMRILLTVKKGCMRYRCIKTINGHTYDTFQEARSALGLLDDDREFIDDITENGKRTSLTDFKSMPRPNAADMPTFTNKLIIDELNYNKVELEKTHVDMLLMLTDEQRCVHDKIMESVGSDDNGFFFLYGYGGTGKTFIWKILSAAVRSKGLIVLNAASNGITALLLPGRYNSPSIEINEASSLTMEKDSPRADLVRAAKLIIWDEAPMMHRWCFEAVDRSLLDIMSKNDPLNALKPFGGMAVVLGGDFRQILPVVRGGTRPDIVDASVNSSKIWAYYGNDASGDNGEMKVEIPEDLLISDTTNLLMSLIDFVYPDLNDNLGDQLFFQERGILTPTLDSIEHVNEFMMSLIPGKEKEYLTSDSIFRSGEYSDVQSEWFTPEFLNGIKSSGIPNHRLKLKVGCPVMLLRNIDQANGLCNGTRLTVIHLGKSTITATVITRKKGRY, encoded by the exons ATGTTTCTCGCGTGGTTTGAAGCAAATCGTCAGTATGTAGGCGGTCGCGATCTAACATATGCTGAATTTCCAACAAGATTTACTTATGAGAAGAAGGACAAACAGTGGCAGCCACGTAAACTAGGATATCAAATTGGAAGGCTTCATTACACGCCGCCTGATATATGGGAGTTGTACTACATGAGGATACTATTGACCGTTGAATTGTACTACATGAGGATACTATTGACCGTTAAGAAGGGCTGCATGAGATATAGATGCATAAAAACGATTAATGGACATACCTATGACACGTTCCAGGAAGCACGCTCTGCTTTAGGATTACTTGATGACGACAGAGAGTTTATAGATGATATCACGGAAAATG GAAAACGGACGTCGCTTACTGACTTCAAATCTATGCCTAGGCCAAACGCGGCAGACATGCCAACtttcacaaacaagcttatcATTGATGAGCTAAATTACAACAAAGTTGAACTGGAAAAGACACATGTTGATATGTTACTGATGCTGACTGATGAACAAAGATGTGTGCATGACAAGATCATGGAGTCTGTTGGTTCTGACGACaatggtttctttttcttatatggttACGGTGGTACTGGAAAAACCTTTATATGGAAAATATTGTCAGCTGCTGTTAGATCGAAGGggttaattgtattgaatgCTGCATCCAACGGTATAACGGCTCTTCTATTACCAG ggcgttacaacagTCCCTCTATTGAGATTAATGAGGCGTCATCGCTTACGATGGAAAAGGATAGTCCTAGGGCAGACCTGGTGCGTGCtgcaaagttgataatttgggATGAGGCTCCAATGATGCACCGATGGTGTTTTGAGGCAGTTGACCGATCATTGCTTGATATCATGTCCAAGAATGATCCCCTAAACGCACTTAAACCTTTTGGTGGAATGGCAgtagttttaggtggtgattttAGGCAGATATTGCCTGTTGTCCGAGGAGGAACGAGGCCAGATATTGTTGATGCCTCGGTCAATTCGTCAAAGATATGGGCTtatt ACGGCAACGATGCTTCGGGTGACAATGGtgaaatgaaggtagaaattccTGAAGATTTGCTGATATCAGACACAACAAATCTGTTGATGTCACTTATAGACTTTGTGTATCCCGATCTGAATGATAACCTTGGTGACCAACtatttttccaagaaagggGAATACTCACACCCACGCTTGATTCAATTGAGCATGTTAACGAATTTATGATGTCGCTGATTCCAGGTAaagagaaagagtatttaacctcTGATTCTATTTTTAGATCGGGTGAATATTCTGATGTCCAAAGCGAGTGGTTCACACCAGaatttcttaatggtattaagagctctGGAATTCCAAATCACAGGTTGAAACTAAAGGTCGGATGTCCAGTTATGCTGTTGAGAAACATCGATCAGGCCAATGGACTGTGTAATGGTACTAGGCTGACAGTTATACATCTAGGGAAGAGCACGATAACTGCTACCGTAATTACAAGGAAAAAGGGAAGGTACTAG